One Phocaeicola dorei genomic region harbors:
- a CDS encoding TIGR01212 family radical SAM protein (This family includes YhcC from E. coli K-12, an uncharacterized radical SAM protein.), with product MNREMLYNDLSGFLAMHFPCKVQKISINAGFTCPNRDGSVGYGGCTYCNNQTFNPAYCHTGKSVTQQLEEGKRFFVRKYPEMKYLAYFQAYTNTYGELEELKRKYEEALMVEDVVGLVIGTRPDCMPISLLDYLEELGKHIFVLVEYGIESTDDETLRRINRGHTFAVSAEAVRKTAERGILVGGHIILGLPGEKREMLIGQAGVLSQLPLTTLKLHQLQLIKGTRMASEYVKDPEAFHLYTADEYVDLVIDYIEHLRPDIVLERFVSQSPKELLIAPDWGLKNYEFTNKVKKRMREKDAWQGKYYKY from the coding sequence TTATCCGGCTTTTTAGCCATGCACTTTCCTTGCAAAGTGCAGAAGATTTCTATTAATGCCGGATTTACTTGTCCTAACCGTGACGGCTCGGTAGGATACGGAGGTTGCACTTATTGTAATAATCAAACATTTAATCCGGCCTATTGCCATACGGGAAAGTCTGTTACTCAGCAGTTGGAAGAAGGAAAGCGGTTCTTTGTACGTAAATACCCGGAAATGAAATATCTGGCCTATTTTCAGGCTTATACCAATACGTATGGGGAACTGGAAGAGTTGAAAAGAAAATACGAAGAGGCGCTGATGGTAGAGGATGTGGTAGGGCTGGTGATAGGGACTCGTCCGGACTGTATGCCGATATCATTACTGGATTATTTGGAAGAGCTTGGTAAACACATTTTTGTATTAGTGGAGTATGGCATTGAAAGTACGGATGATGAAACGTTGCGCAGGATAAACCGGGGACATACTTTTGCCGTTTCTGCAGAGGCTGTTCGGAAGACTGCAGAGAGAGGGATTTTGGTAGGAGGGCATATAATCCTTGGTTTGCCCGGAGAAAAAAGAGAAATGTTAATCGGACAGGCCGGAGTACTTTCACAATTACCTCTGACTACTTTAAAGCTGCATCAGTTACAACTTATTAAAGGTACGCGTATGGCGAGTGAATATGTGAAAGATCCTGAAGCTTTCCATCTTTATACAGCTGATGAATATGTTGATTTAGTCATTGATTATATAGAACATCTTCGTCCGGACATCGTACTGGAGCGTTTTGTTTCCCAATCACCCAAAGAATTGTTGATAGCTCCTGATTGGGGATTGAAAAATTATGAATTTACGAATAAGGTGAAAAAGCGGATGAGAGAAAAAGATGCCTGGCAAGGCAAATACTATAAATATTAA
- a CDS encoding FprA family A-type flavoprotein: MEIKGKVHYVGVNDRNKALFENLWPLPYGVSYNSYLIDDEMVALVDTVDVCYFEVYLKKIRSIIGDKPINYLIINHMEPDHSGSISLIKQYYPNIVIVGNKKTFEMIEGFYGVGGERYVVGEGDFLALGHHRLRFSLIPMVHWPETMVTFDETEGILFSGDAFGCFGALNGGVVDTNINTDIYWNEMVRYYSNIVGKYGAPVQKALQKLQNLKITTVCSTHGPVWTEEIPRVVRIYDRLSRYEAEEGVVIAYGSMYGNTEEVAEVIAEELSKQGIRNIVMHNVSHTSHSFIIADVFKYKGLIVGCPTYNTQMYPEMEALLSKLASREIKGRYLGYFGSFTWASAAVKKIAEFNDKLKFEPVGNPVEMKHSMKAETNTQAKELAKAMADRLKADRK; encoded by the coding sequence ATGGAAATCAAAGGAAAAGTACATTATGTGGGAGTGAATGACCGTAACAAGGCTTTGTTTGAGAACTTGTGGCCGTTACCTTACGGTGTGTCTTATAACTCTTATTTGATTGACGACGAGATGGTCGCCTTGGTGGATACAGTAGATGTATGCTATTTTGAGGTTTATTTAAAGAAAATTCGTAGTATTATCGGTGATAAACCTATCAATTATTTGATTATAAATCATATGGAACCAGACCATTCCGGTTCTATTAGTTTGATCAAGCAATATTATCCTAACATTGTGATTGTCGGTAATAAGAAGACTTTCGAAATGATTGAAGGATTTTATGGTGTAGGCGGTGAGCGTTATGTAGTGGGTGAAGGAGATTTTTTAGCTTTGGGACACCACAGACTGCGTTTTTCATTGATTCCAATGGTTCACTGGCCCGAAACGATGGTTACTTTTGATGAAACGGAAGGTATTTTGTTTTCCGGTGACGCTTTCGGTTGTTTTGGTGCATTGAATGGTGGTGTGGTTGATACAAATATTAATACAGATATTTATTGGAATGAAATGGTGCGCTATTATTCTAATATTGTAGGCAAATATGGTGCGCCGGTACAGAAGGCCTTACAGAAATTGCAAAACTTGAAAATAACGACTGTTTGTTCTACTCATGGTCCGGTATGGACGGAAGAAATTCCTCGCGTGGTACGTATTTATGACCGTTTGAGTCGTTATGAGGCTGAAGAAGGGGTTGTAATAGCTTATGGCTCGATGTATGGTAATACAGAAGAAGTGGCAGAAGTTATTGCAGAAGAACTGAGCAAGCAGGGAATTCGTAATATCGTGATGCATAATGTTTCTCATACCAGTCATTCTTTTATTATTGCGGATGTATTCAAATATAAAGGACTGATTGTGGGATGCCCCACTTATAATACTCAGATGTATCCGGAAATGGAAGCTCTGCTGAGCAAGCTGGCTTCTCGCGAGATAAAGGGACGTTATCTGGGATATTTTGGCTCATTTACATGGGCTAGCGCTGCTGTGAAGAAAATTGCAGAGTTTAATGATAAGTTGAAATTTGAGCCTGTCGGAAATCCTGTAGAAATGAAACATAGCATGAAGGCCGAAACTAACACTCAGGCAAAGGAGTTGGCTAAGGCTATGGCTGATCGTTTGAAAGCGGATAGAAAATAA
- a CDS encoding mechanosensitive ion channel family protein, translating to MLLASETSIQLTNALEKLIDSGIQLGERVLGALIIFIIGKFLINWLNRLFARILEKRKVDPSIQSFLKSMVNILLLIMLILAVIGKLGIELTGFAALLASAGVAIGMALSGNLQNFAGGLIILLFRPYKVGDFIEASTGASGTVKEIQIFHTILITADNKMIYVPNGAMSSGVITNYSKLDTRRIEWNFGVDYGEDYNKVEKVLREIIANDKRILTSPPPFIELGELAASSVNIKIRVWVNSSDYWNVFFSMNQTVYTTFNKEGINFPFPQLTVHQA from the coding sequence ATGTTATTAGCATCTGAAACAAGTATTCAATTAACCAATGCATTAGAGAAACTGATCGACTCCGGTATTCAATTAGGAGAAAGAGTATTAGGAGCACTTATTATTTTTATAATCGGAAAGTTCCTCATAAATTGGCTGAACAGACTTTTTGCACGTATTTTGGAAAAAAGAAAAGTGGACCCGAGTATCCAGTCATTCCTAAAGAGTATGGTGAATATCTTACTGCTCATCATGCTGATTCTTGCTGTGATAGGGAAATTAGGTATCGAACTGACAGGATTCGCCGCACTTCTCGCTTCTGCCGGTGTTGCCATCGGTATGGCACTGTCTGGTAACTTACAAAATTTTGCCGGAGGACTGATTATCTTATTGTTCAGGCCTTATAAAGTGGGGGACTTTATCGAAGCTTCTACCGGTGCCTCGGGAACAGTAAAAGAAATACAGATTTTTCATACTATTCTTATCACTGCAGACAACAAGATGATATATGTACCTAATGGAGCCATGAGTAGTGGGGTCATTACAAATTACAGTAAACTGGACACCCGCCGTATAGAATGGAATTTTGGCGTGGACTACGGAGAAGACTATAATAAAGTAGAAAAAGTATTGCGCGAAATCATAGCCAATGATAAACGTATTCTTACCAGTCCGCCCCCTTTTATTGAATTAGGAGAACTTGCTGCCAGCAGTGTAAATATAAAAATCCGCGTATGGGTGAATAGTTCGGATTATTGGAACGTATTTTTCAGTATGAATCAGACTGTTTATACTACTTTTAATAAAGAAGGAATTAACTTCCCATTCCCGCAGCTTACTGTACATCAAGCCTAA
- a CDS encoding L-threonylcarbamoyladenylate synthase — translation MLLRLYNKNNNPKDLEEVIRILEEGGLIIYPTDTMYAIGCHGLKERAIERICKLKNIDPRKNNLSIICYDLSNISEYAKVDNSTFKLMKRNLPGPFTFILNTGNRLPKIFKNRKEVGIRVPDNNIIREICHILKAPIMTTTLPLKDGEDIEYITTPELIEEKFGKEVELIIDGGIGNIEPSTIVNCTSGEAEIVRQGKGILNDF, via the coding sequence ATGCTTTTAAGACTTTATAATAAGAATAATAATCCCAAAGATCTGGAAGAAGTAATCCGGATATTGGAAGAGGGCGGGTTAATTATTTACCCTACCGATACGATGTATGCCATAGGATGTCATGGCCTGAAAGAACGTGCAATAGAACGTATCTGCAAACTGAAAAACATTGATCCACGTAAAAACAATTTATCCATTATCTGTTACGACTTAAGCAATATCAGCGAATATGCCAAAGTAGATAACAGCACATTCAAGCTAATGAAACGAAATCTTCCCGGACCGTTTACTTTTATCCTGAATACGGGAAACCGTCTGCCCAAAATATTCAAGAACCGTAAAGAAGTAGGTATACGCGTACCTGACAACAACATCATCAGAGAAATATGCCATATACTAAAAGCACCGATCATGACCACCACGTTGCCTCTGAAAGATGGTGAAGACATAGAATATATTACCACTCCAGAACTAATAGAAGAAAAATTCGGGAAAGAGGTAGAACTAATTATTGACGGAGGTATCGGAAACATAGAACCTTCTACCATTGTGAACTGTACAAGCGGAGAAGCAGAAATTGTACGCCAAGGCAAAGGTATTCTGAACGATTTTTAA
- a CDS encoding AAA family ATPase, with protein sequence MQVDTHNKEFQDALNLIQYTRQSVFLTGKAGTGKSTFLKYVCEVTKKKHIVLAPTGIAAINAGGSTLHSFFKLPFYPLLPDDPKFSLKDGKLHSFLRYTSAHRKLIKEIELVIIDEISMVRADIIDFIDKILRVYSQNMREPFGGKQILLVGDIFQLEPVIKNDEREIINRFYPTPYFFSARVFQEMELVSIELTKVYRQSDKVFVNVLDHIRTNTAGAADLQLLNTRYNTQIEENESDMYITLATRRDTVDFINEKKLSELPGESTILTGEIHGEFPESSLPTQMELEVKPGAQIIFIKNDYDRRWVNGTIGTISGIDEEDTLYVITEDGQEFDVKKDSWRNIRYRYNELEKKIEEEELGVFIQYPIRLAWAITIHKSQGLTFSRVVIDFTGGVFAGGQAYVALSRCTSLNGIQLKKQITRGDIFVRPEIVKFSQRFNNRQSIEKALKQAQADVQYVEAVQHFDKGDFERFLEQFFLAIHSRYDIEKPLIKRFIRKKLGIINNLKVENKRLKDQFHVQRKNLEKYAREYYLMGNECIIQAHDSRAAIANYDKAIELNPSYTDAWVRKGITLHNDKEYYEAEVCLNEAVRLSPALFKAIYNRGKNRLALDNIEGALGDFDRAVSLKPEHPKAHEYFGDVLMKVGKEEEAALQWAIAERLREKNSKN encoded by the coding sequence ATGCAAGTAGATACCCATAATAAAGAGTTTCAAGATGCCTTGAATCTTATCCAATATACACGTCAGTCAGTATTCCTCACTGGAAAGGCGGGTACAGGTAAATCTACTTTTCTAAAATATGTCTGCGAAGTAACCAAAAAGAAACATATAGTACTGGCTCCCACAGGTATCGCAGCTATCAATGCCGGTGGAAGCACACTGCATAGTTTTTTTAAATTACCATTCTATCCACTTTTGCCGGATGATCCTAAATTCAGTTTGAAAGATGGAAAGTTACATAGCTTTCTAAGATATACTTCCGCCCATCGCAAACTGATAAAAGAAATAGAATTAGTGATCATCGATGAAATTTCCATGGTTCGGGCAGACATTATTGACTTTATAGACAAAATATTGCGGGTATATTCACAAAATATGCGTGAACCATTCGGAGGCAAACAAATTTTGCTGGTAGGAGATATTTTTCAGCTTGAACCAGTCATTAAAAATGACGAACGTGAGATAATCAACCGCTTCTATCCCACCCCTTATTTCTTTTCGGCACGAGTCTTTCAGGAAATGGAGTTGGTATCCATAGAACTGACAAAAGTATACCGCCAGTCGGACAAAGTTTTTGTTAATGTATTGGATCATATCCGGACCAATACTGCCGGAGCAGCTGACTTACAACTACTAAACACCCGTTACAACACTCAAATAGAAGAAAATGAAAGTGATATGTATATCACACTTGCTACCCGGAGAGATACCGTAGACTTTATCAATGAAAAGAAATTATCTGAACTGCCTGGAGAATCAACGATTCTGACCGGTGAGATACATGGAGAGTTTCCAGAAAGCAGCCTTCCCACCCAAATGGAACTGGAAGTAAAACCAGGAGCACAAATTATTTTTATAAAAAACGATTACGACCGCCGTTGGGTGAACGGTACGATTGGCACCATTTCAGGTATAGACGAAGAGGATACATTATATGTTATCACAGAAGACGGGCAGGAATTTGACGTTAAAAAAGACAGTTGGCGCAATATACGATATAGGTACAATGAACTAGAAAAAAAAATAGAAGAAGAAGAGTTAGGAGTATTTATACAATATCCTATCCGTTTGGCATGGGCCATCACTATACACAAAAGCCAAGGATTGACTTTCAGCAGGGTCGTTATTGATTTTACAGGAGGGGTGTTTGCCGGTGGACAAGCCTACGTAGCATTGAGCCGCTGTACTTCACTAAACGGCATCCAACTAAAAAAGCAAATTACACGTGGAGATATCTTTGTCCGTCCGGAAATAGTAAAGTTCTCTCAACGATTCAACAACCGCCAGTCCATTGAAAAAGCATTGAAGCAGGCACAAGCTGATGTACAATATGTAGAAGCAGTACAACACTTCGACAAAGGTGATTTTGAAAGATTTCTAGAACAATTCTTTCTTGCCATCCATTCACGTTATGACATCGAAAAACCTTTGATTAAAAGATTTATACGTAAGAAACTGGGAATCATCAACAATTTGAAGGTCGAAAACAAACGGCTAAAAGACCAATTCCATGTACAACGTAAAAATCTTGAAAAATATGCCCGCGAATATTATTTAATGGGAAATGAATGTATTATCCAAGCACATGATTCACGTGCTGCTATTGCCAATTATGACAAAGCGATTGAATTGAATCCTTCTTATACGGACGCTTGGGTGCGTAAAGGTATCACATTACATAATGACAAGGAATATTACGAAGCCGAAGTTTGTCTGAATGAAGCAGTACGCCTTAGTCCCGCTTTATTCAAAGCTATTTATAATCGAGGAAAAAACAGACTAGCACTAGATAATATAGAAGGAGCTTTGGGAGATTTTGACCGGGCTGTTTCTTTAAAACCGGAACATCCAAAGGCCCATGAATATTTCGGAGACGTATTGATGAAAGTAGGAAAAGAAGAGGAAGCCGCCCTACAATGGGCTATTGCGGAACGCTTGCGTGAAAAAAATTCTAAAAATTAA
- a CDS encoding SPFH domain-containing protein, producing the protein METKEMSYNELVINGFMALFFNLVMLPALVFLNFLIFGQLPWLSIPVLFVLVLLFVLMLPGYFSQEPNEARVMVFFGEYKGTFKNTGFFWVNPFMNKKKLSLRARNLDVEPIKVNDKIGNPILIGLVLVWKLKDTYKAMFEIDAQTMADSKGTGTASVSVAGRMNAFEDFVRVQSDAALRQVAGQYAYDDNEHDTNELTLRGGGEEINDQLERQLNERLAMAGMEIVEARINYLAYAPEIAAVMLRRQQASAIITAREKIVEGAVSMVKMALDKLAEDGIVELDEEKKAAMVSNLLVVLCADEPAQPVINSGTLNH; encoded by the coding sequence ATGGAAACAAAAGAAATGTCTTACAATGAGCTGGTAATCAATGGATTTATGGCTTTGTTCTTTAACTTGGTTATGTTGCCTGCACTAGTATTCCTGAACTTTTTGATTTTTGGACAACTACCTTGGTTATCTATTCCTGTTTTATTTGTGCTGGTATTGTTGTTTGTGCTGATGCTTCCGGGATATTTTTCTCAAGAACCTAATGAGGCACGTGTGATGGTGTTTTTCGGTGAATATAAAGGCACTTTTAAAAACACAGGCTTCTTTTGGGTAAACCCTTTCATGAACAAGAAAAAGTTGTCTCTTCGCGCCCGTAATCTGGATGTGGAGCCGATAAAGGTGAATGATAAGATTGGTAATCCTATTCTGATAGGGCTGGTTTTGGTTTGGAAATTGAAAGATACCTATAAGGCGATGTTTGAGATTGATGCGCAGACGATGGCGGACAGTAAAGGGACTGGGACGGCAAGTGTTAGCGTGGCAGGGCGTATGAATGCTTTTGAAGATTTTGTACGTGTGCAGAGTGATGCGGCTCTTCGCCAGGTGGCCGGACAGTATGCTTACGATGACAATGAGCATGATACTAATGAACTGACCTTGCGTGGCGGAGGTGAAGAAATTAATGACCAGCTGGAACGTCAGCTTAATGAGCGTCTGGCTATGGCCGGTATGGAAATAGTAGAGGCCAGAATCAATTATTTGGCTTATGCCCCAGAGATTGCAGCGGTGATGCTTCGTCGTCAGCAGGCAAGTGCTATTATTACCGCGCGCGAAAAAATAGTGGAAGGGGCTGTTTCTATGGTTAAGATGGCTTTGGATAAATTAGCCGAGGATGGAATTGTAGAACTGGATGAAGAAAAGAAAGCCGCTATGGTCAGTAATTTGTTGGTAGTGCTTTGTGCGGACGAGCCAGCACAGCCGGTAATTAATTCCGGAACGTTGAATCATTAA
- a CDS encoding Arc family DNA-binding protein — protein MAKKEMIKSFVLRVDAETMEAIEKWAADEFRSTNGQLQWIIAEALRKSGRMKKKKTIIKKEETE, from the coding sequence ATGGCAAAGAAAGAGATGATAAAAAGCTTTGTGCTCAGAGTGGACGCAGAAACTATGGAAGCTATCGAGAAATGGGCGGCAGATGAATTCCGTTCTACGAATGGACAGCTTCAATGGATTATAGCGGAAGCTTTGCGCAAGAGTGGCAGAATGAAGAAAAAGAAGACAATAATCAAAAAAGAAGAAACAGAATGA
- a CDS encoding carboxypeptidase-like regulatory domain-containing protein encodes MRAHKKQFIEWTLLIVLWLSAIPGWSQEEVPFAEENTYIIVSGVVKDKQNRRTLEYVNVSVPGSSVGTVTNADGEFSLKIEDAEMVFALEISHIGYHNNRVRLDKEHLSDLKIYLTPHANMLNEIVVYAHNPRFIVEEAIRKIPVNYSNKNNMLTGFYRETVQKGRRYINISEAIIDVYKTSYEDMTTTRDRVQVLKGRRLLSQRASDTLGVKLAGGPTLSIYVDIVKNQDALLDVETLNYYDFFMEEPVQIDNRQQYVISFRPRVVLPYALYYGKLYIDRDKLSFTRAEFSLSMDNKVKAVQAILAKKPYGLRFKPQELSFLVTYKDVDGKTFLNYIRNRIRFKCDWKRKLFSTGYTVLSEMVATDREENNVAIIPGKMAFHQKDAFHDKVDEYWSEDFWGSYNIIEPTESLENAVHKLKKQSR; translated from the coding sequence ATGAGAGCGCATAAAAAACAATTTATTGAATGGACACTGCTCATTGTTCTTTGGCTGAGTGCCATTCCGGGATGGAGCCAAGAGGAGGTACCGTTTGCTGAAGAGAATACTTATATTATAGTCAGCGGTGTAGTAAAGGACAAACAAAATAGAAGGACTTTAGAGTATGTCAATGTATCTGTTCCGGGCAGCAGTGTGGGGACGGTGACAAATGCGGATGGTGAATTTTCTTTGAAGATAGAAGATGCGGAGATGGTTTTTGCTTTAGAAATTTCACATATCGGTTATCATAACAATAGAGTACGTTTAGATAAAGAACATTTATCGGATTTAAAGATTTACCTTACCCCTCATGCCAATATGTTGAATGAGATTGTGGTTTATGCCCACAACCCTCGTTTTATAGTGGAAGAGGCCATTCGCAAGATTCCTGTCAATTACAGTAATAAAAACAATATGCTTACCGGTTTTTACAGGGAAACTGTTCAGAAAGGGCGTCGTTATATCAATATTTCGGAAGCTATTATTGATGTTTACAAGACTTCTTATGAGGATATGACAACTACTCGAGACCGGGTACAGGTTTTGAAAGGACGTCGGCTGCTTAGTCAGAGAGCCAGTGATACGTTGGGGGTGAAACTGGCTGGCGGTCCTACTTTATCTATCTATGTGGACATTGTGAAAAATCAGGATGCGTTGTTGGATGTGGAAACGTTGAACTATTATGATTTCTTTATGGAAGAACCGGTACAGATAGACAATCGTCAGCAATATGTGATCAGTTTCCGTCCCCGTGTCGTTTTGCCTTATGCCTTGTATTATGGCAAATTGTATATTGATCGTGACAAGTTGTCGTTTACCCGTGCGGAATTTAGCTTGTCTATGGATAATAAAGTCAAGGCGGTACAGGCTATTCTTGCCAAGAAACCTTATGGCTTACGTTTTAAACCACAGGAACTTTCTTTCCTTGTTACCTATAAAGATGTGGATGGGAAAACCTTTCTGAACTATATCCGTAACCGTATTCGGTTTAAGTGTGATTGGAAGCGCAAGCTTTTCTCTACCGGTTATACTGTGCTTTCAGAGATGGTGGCAACGGATAGGGAGGAAAATAATGTGGCGATAATTCCCGGAAAGATGGCTTTTCATCAGAAAGATGCTTTTCATGATAAAGTGGATGAATATTGGAGCGAGGATTTCTGGGGCTCCTATAATATTATTGAACCTACGGAATCATTGGAAAATGCAGTCCATAAGTTAAAGAAACAATCGCGTTAA
- a CDS encoding RNA polymerase sigma-70 factor translates to MLNDLLTLTKIREGDIKAFEDVFRRYYSPLCWYAMSITGSMEAAEEIVEELFYGFWRDRERLPLFRSMKSYLYVAVRNQSFQYCEHLEVRNKYREFVLSRKGRTQDSSPQEEIEYQELRHLIDTTLARMPERRLRIFRMHRMEGKKYAEIASQLSLSVKTVEAEMTKALKALKKEIENYIIRT, encoded by the coding sequence ATGCTGAATGATTTGTTAACACTGACCAAAATAAGGGAGGGAGATATAAAGGCGTTTGAAGATGTGTTTCGCCGTTATTATTCCCCTCTCTGTTGGTATGCCATGAGTATCACCGGCAGTATGGAGGCTGCGGAGGAAATCGTAGAGGAGTTGTTTTATGGGTTTTGGAGAGATCGGGAGAGGCTGCCGTTGTTCCGTTCTATGAAAAGCTATCTTTATGTTGCGGTGCGCAATCAGTCTTTTCAATATTGCGAGCATCTGGAGGTGAGAAACAAATATCGGGAGTTTGTTCTCTCGCGGAAGGGGCGGACACAGGATAGCAGTCCTCAAGAAGAGATAGAATACCAGGAATTAAGACATTTGATAGATACTACGCTTGCTCGGATGCCGGAACGAAGGTTGCGCATATTCCGGATGCATCGTATGGAAGGTAAAAAGTATGCGGAAATAGCTTCGCAGCTTTCTTTGTCGGTGAAGACTGTAGAGGCTGAGATGACAAAAGCTCTTAAAGCATTAAAAAAAGAAATTGAGAATTATATTATAAGGACATGA
- a CDS encoding FecR family protein, whose translation MSETKRKKERVDRAWNKLYDRLDADGLLLSGRQDRKRLSASMLWKWGAVAAIWVGICVFLTVTYRKVGESVEAQALIMQENTEQSTLVTTLEDGSIVYMGGETSLQYPEHFSMDKREVSLQGNALFDVTGNRERPFLIETEEVRIEVLGTMFHVKSDVGSTFELSVQRGKVKVALKNKNQEMYVNAGEAVTLKTHQLRFTDYRDDTRIAHYWKSMRFKDESLMNILRVINMHSSGLQLKTSPSLGERRLTVAFSGEAPESMAELICLAMNLKYTREGDIGVLSE comes from the coding sequence ATGAGTGAAACAAAAAGAAAAAAGGAAAGAGTGGATCGGGCATGGAATAAATTGTATGACCGTTTGGATGCTGACGGACTTTTGTTATCAGGCCGGCAGGATAGGAAACGTTTGTCTGCATCCATGTTGTGGAAGTGGGGGGCTGTGGCTGCTATATGGGTCGGAATATGTGTCTTTTTGACTGTTACTTATCGAAAAGTGGGCGAATCGGTAGAAGCCCAGGCTTTAATTATGCAGGAGAACACGGAGCAATCTACTTTGGTGACCACACTCGAGGATGGATCTATTGTCTATATGGGTGGGGAAACCTCTTTGCAATATCCTGAACATTTCTCTATGGACAAGCGTGAGGTTAGTTTGCAGGGAAACGCTCTGTTTGATGTGACCGGTAACCGGGAACGTCCTTTTCTGATTGAAACAGAGGAGGTCAGAATTGAGGTCTTGGGAACGATGTTTCATGTGAAGAGTGATGTAGGGAGTACTTTCGAACTGTCCGTACAGCGTGGCAAGGTCAAAGTGGCATTGAAAAATAAAAATCAAGAGATGTATGTCAATGCAGGTGAAGCGGTGACGCTTAAAACACATCAATTGCGTTTCACTGATTATAGGGACGATACCCGGATAGCTCATTATTGGAAAAGTATGCGTTTCAAAGACGAATCTTTGATGAATATCCTTAGAGTTATTAATATGCATTCTTCCGGTTTGCAGCTTAAGACTTCTCCCTCCTTAGGGGAGCGTCGGCTTACGGTTGCATTTTCCGGGGAAGCTCCGGAGTCTATGGCAGAGCTTATCTGTTTGGCTATGAATTTAAAATATACTCGTGAAGGTGATATAGGTGTTTTATCCGAATAA